GATCTCCATCTGATTTATTGACTGATTTTTCTAAGGATCGTAAGAATCATTTCAGTCCCGCTCCACTCGATTCGATTTATCTTATTTTAAAGTTTAAACTTTGCAACAACAAATATGATGTGATGTGTTATGATGTTCTTATTATTGCATTTCTCGACTCCGCCGAGAGTTACTTTCTCCGGTATTCCCCTAGAGATACGCGTGCCTGTGTACCCAGCTATGTAAAGGTTTCTGAGTGGTTGTGCTATTTCCCTGGTTACAAGTCTCTTTTCCGTCCCTTGCAAGCCTATCATATATCTAGGGACATATTATATTCAAAAAACAAAACACAACATTATATAATGGAGAAACATATTGTCACACATggatttttttcagaaaaaagaagATTTTCCGGATGGTCAGACTGCAAATTAATACTATACTATTTAGGCTGACGTCTCATGAAAATGGTGGGTCCAAAATGAGCCCGTctgcaatagaaaaaaaaatcatcgatgGACTACCGATTTCTTCGAACATGCATGCGATGCTTCCAACCACCAAAGCCATCACGAACAGCTCAGGGCTGGCTGACTTCGGGAAGAAGAAGGCCAGTCCCATTCCCAAGCAGTTTGGCAATATGCTCGGCTTTATTCCGGCCGAAAACGCCCAACGCATTCCCCACCCCCAGACGCTAATTGATGAGCAAAGCAAGACTATGATGCTATAGATTCACCTTATACATATCCAACTATAACATATGTAATGCAGCCCCAGTACACCCCCCCAGTCTGTccttattttctttacttcccctGGATTTTTAGCCCTCTCGATACATGTACAGATTTTCCGCACAATGAGTAGAAGACGCGGAGTGACAAAACGCAGAACAAACAGAAATCAAATGAAgcaataacaaaaataaaaaataaaaaatagaaagaataatgttttagtaaaaaaatatgaagCCAAAATTAAAAAACTCAGCGGGCTCTCTTATTACGAAGACGTCGCACGCAAAGAAAAAgagcccgaaaaaaaaaaaaaaggacagaaTCGCCTCAGGTCTTCGCCAAGGACCAAGCAGGGCTGAACATCAGCTACCCACTAAATTTCTCACAAAATaggcacacacaaaaaaaaagaaaaagattatttTATACTCTTATCCAAACCCACTGAAGAAACCTCTTTCCACGTTAAATAGATTTTGTATTCTAATAAGTCTAACACCCACGTTGGCTGACCTATTATACCATCATCAGctactaattaaaaaaaaaataatcaacgtCTTGGGAGTACGGGATGGCATCCACAAGAGGGGGTGGGTGGAGCATCCGCAATTCAGCGGAAACGAGGCCAGCTTCTCTGATCATGAAGGGAATGTATGACACGTTCACGGGCAAATCTCTGAGAGACGCTCCCTCCCATTGCGCTGTCTTGATGCAGGATTGGACAGCTCATGCGGCCGCTTCGGGTGCCCACCGAGTGGATGTCAAATACATGATCGACGACGGCGTCTCCTTCCAAAATTCTCaggacctatatatatatatatatatatatatatatatatatatatatatatatatatatatatatatatatatatatatatggttccGTACAAGTTGGAGGTGATGAATCAATGGTAAAGTCTCCACTTTCTGAAGGTGGATGGAAGGATGGAAGGAGAGCGGAAGAATACCTTGGACATGCCAGGTCTGGCTTGCGGATCGCGGCGGAGGCACATCGACGCAGCACGAGCCATGGAGCGCAGCTGCCGCGAGAAGAATCGAGCTTGATCCCAGTCAGGACGAGGATCCAGGAAGCGGTCCACAGCGATCGTTCGGCCCTCATCCGATGCCAGCGACAGGAGAGGTCGAGCCCATTCTACCAGGAATTGCTGGCCCTTGGGCTGCCTTGCGTCCAAGGCTCTTCGGCCTGTGATCATCTCTAGTAGGACCACACCATACGCATACACATCCGCCTTCTCGGTTACGACTCCGTGCTCGATGTATTCCGGTGCCAGATACCTGACAATGTCCACAAGCGACAATGCATTATTACTTCCGCCTCCCAGAAAATGAATATACCAGCTGGCATCATCAGCCTGTGATGCAAGCTAAACCGTGGCAAGAGATGCGTACCCGAAAGTTTCGGCCACATTAGCATCGGCAGGGGGACATGACTCTGTTTGCCACCTTGAGAGGCTGAAGTCCCCGACCTTGGATAGAGGTGTGACGCAAATCAAGAAGGTGACATATTCAAGTTAATAAAACGAATAAACTTTCTATGAAGTTGCtagtttagatcttgaaaaacaTAAGGCTTCTAACCATACACAATTATGGATTCTGGGATGCATGTGGAGTGTAGCACAGTCCCAAGGGAAAACAGATGATAAATTACCAGAAATTATATTTCATGTTCTTTGTTTCTACTGAGAAGGCCCAATTGATATATCAtgctttttttcccttttttgtcTAAGAAAAACATAGATATCATGTTATTGTCTGTGAAAGAGACGgtcaagaaagaggagaagaagaatacCAATGGCTCGTAATCATGGGTGAGGAGGATGTTGTTGGGGCGCATGTCCTTGTGGACCACAAACCCTACCCTGCAATCCTCATGGAGGTACCGTAATCCTCTCGCCACCCCCACTGCGATCTTAATCCTTGCGTGCCAATCAAGTGGTGCTTTTTTTCTCCCTACGCGGCACAAGACCACACATTGAATAAAGAGTTAGATATGCATCCAGAGACATATGCGTCGGTAGGTGTTAAAGTTGATCTCGAACATCCACGACGACAATTTCTTTGAGAAAGGTGTTCGTTTGAAAGGATGCTGATGAATAATAATACCATATAGATGGCGGTCCAAAGAGCCATTGCAGATGTACTCATACACCAGCAACCTCCTCTTCCCTTCTACGCAGAACCCAACCAGCATCACCACATTCCTATGCTGTGCCCGGCTCAGCACCTCAACCTCCTCGCAGAACTCATCCTCCCCTCTGACATCGCTGCCGGCCGGCTTAAGCCGCTTCACTGCCACCACTCGCCCATCTTCCAGAACCCCTCTGTGGACGCATCCGATCGCACCATCTGCCACGAAATTCTCATTCGAGAATCCATCGGTGGCCATCTCGAGTTCCCGGTACGCGAACCGTCTTGGAGGCTTTCCGAAGACTGGAGCCTTGTGCCGGCACAGCGAACATAGAGGAGGAGGTATGGATGGGGAGCTTCCAATCAGGGAGACTGCCTCCCTCACGTCGGAGCCATAAGTATGGTCCTCTGCGAGCTCCGGGTGAAGTCCGGCCTTTCCGATAGCATAGCCTCGATTTGACTCGGCAAACATTTCTTGCAAGGTTTTAGCAGAGGGAGGAGGAGGTCTGGTGTTGTCGGTCTTGCACCTCTGAATAAATGCGTTTTCCTCTGCAATGTGATTCTGAGGAATCCAATAGACCCCACGGTTATGTGCGGTCACAGAGAATGCTGCTGCTGGATACGAACGTGGTTGTGGATGGAATCCAGAAGAGGACTCTCTTCGAGCTGAGAAAGAACAGGCAAACCTTTTAGAACAAGGCTTGAGACGGTCGAGGCTTGACAAACAAGTTCGCTTGCAATATTTGCCATGGAACTAAGCAGCTAAGCTAATTACAACTTCAAACAAGAAGTAGCAACGGTCTAATTGCATTACTGTTCGGTACCGGGATAGAAGACGTACCTTCGTCTTGGATGAGGTCCAGTCCAAGAGGAAACGATGGAGGGCTTGCCACTCCGCTGCTCTCTGAATCGGATGTACCTGCATCATCTTCTAATTTTCGATTATAAATCCCTTCAAAAGGAGGGTTTTCTTCATCAACAAAGATGGAAGAAGCTCTCCCTATTCCAGTACTTGATCCTGCTTCTGTAATTTCTTTATAAACTGAAGCTTTTACATCATCACATATGGAGATTGGTTTCAGTTGCCCGACCCCGTTGCTCAGAAACTTTTCACTGCAGTTTGGAGAACACGAGGAAGAGAAGGGAGGGACTGGTTCATAAGCTCCCCCCAGATTGAGCCGCAGCACATTGGCGCATGAGCCTCTCATCACCACAACGTTGCATTGCAGCTCCTCCATGCAGTGCCTGATCTCCTGCTTCAGCAGTCTGCGAATCACGGACATTGTTATGGATAACCACCGGGGTGGTCATGTTCACACAATATTTTTGAGGGGTAATAGAGCTCATATCCACAGAATGATACGGCATAAGACGATATATGTAAGGAATGCTTAAGTGAATAAATTCAACCAAGCACTCCTTTGTCTGGCAACCCCAACAACATCAATTAGTACACTCGGTACCTGTATGGTAATGATTCCCTACAATGGAACAACATACTGCCTCAGCGCTTCCTATTGATTACACAAGATACAACTCTTGGTGTCAATATACTGCAAGATattaaataaaagaagaaatcatatatatatatatatacacacacacacatatatatgtgtacatacatatatgtgtgtgtctatatatatatatatatatatagatatatatatatatatacatatatatatatatatctatatatatatatatacatatatatatatatatatacatatatatatatatagatatatatatatgtatacatatatatatagatatatatatatgtatatatatatatatagatatatatatatgtatatatgtatgtatatatagatatatatatatgtatatatgtatgtatatatagatatatatagatatgtatatatgtatgtatatatagatatatatagatatgtatatatgtatgtatatatatatatatatatatatatatatatatattatatatatatatatatatatatatatatatatatatatatatatatatatatatatatattatatatatatatatatatatatatatatatatatatatatatatatatatatgtatgtatgtatatatatatatatatattatgtatgtatatatatatatatagatatatatatatatatacatgtatatatgtatgtgtgtatatatatatatatatatatatatatatatatatatatatatatatatatatatatatatatatatatatatatatatatatatatatatatatatacatgtatatatgtatgtatacatgtatatatgtatgtatacatgtatatatgtatgtatacatgtattatgtatgtatacatgtatgtatatacgtatatatatgtatatatatatatatatatatatatatatatatatatatatatatatatatatatgtatatctacatacatacatatgtatatctacatacatatgtacacacacatacacatatatatgtatgtacatacacatatatacatacatatatatatatatatctacatacatacatatgtgtatacatacatacatatgtatacatacatacatatatatatatatacatatatacatatgtatatatatacatatacatatgtacatatgtatatatacatatatatatatatgtacatatgtatacatatgtacatatgtacatatacatatgtacatatgtacatatatatatatacatatatatatatatgtatatatatacatatgtatatatatatataaatatgtatatatataatattgagtATTGAAGTATTGTCAATTCAACTTCTCAAATGAATTTTATTGTGCCACCTGAAAAGAACACCTCTTCAcattaaattatgttattaatgtatagtattattatattcttacaattaatatctatttatataaataattgataaaatataGTGATCCTAAGAATTTGaatgattattattttattatgtagatataattttttttcaatataatcAAATCTAGAAGAAAAAGATAGACAAAATAGAGTGACAATTTTGAAGATATAAATTAATCCCGTTCTTCCAATAATATGTATTGTCATCTTTTCTTTTACTCTTTCTCAGAAAATATTACTGaactatgcttttttttttttcctttggtaAATACTACTGaactatgtttttttttttttttttctttggtaaatACTACTGAACTATGTTTAAGGACAGCTCCTACACAGATTTTGTATTTTCCCCTCCTCATTTTACTATGTTCGCATTCCCTTCTTTTCTGCCACTCCAACTAGCCGAAGAATTGCAACGCCATATCCGACTAGTTCTCGACCAGTTGATGGCTGGTCGGTAAAATCCGAGGATACATCTAGTCATGCAAGCGATCGTGCATAAGACAAATGGGCCTGGAGTTTTATCA
This genomic window from Elaeis guineensis isolate ETL-2024a chromosome 13, EG11, whole genome shotgun sequence contains:
- the LOC105033719 gene encoding inactive protein kinase SELMODRAFT_444075 isoform X1, encoding MVRSQHLPVTKSSLPISGACFPFTHVPPPLPIERIGRGRDKETHARERRRDENLYQRKKVKTKEKEDISWIARVSGQAAAYRSHVAGECGGVAVRAEREISKTALEWALTHVVRPGDLVTLLAVLSDHGPRGGWRRRLLPWGFPRFGGGGGSGSRRHRERCQISAACSQMALQIDGRNEIAVRIKVVGSESSSGAASSSAGEGVVATESKSVGANWIVLDKESLPYRLLKQEIRHCMEELQCNVVVMRGSCANVLRLNLGGAYEPVPPFSSSCSPNCSEKFLSNGVGQLKPISICDDVKASVYKEITEAGSSTGIGRASSIFVDEENPPFEGIYNRKLEDDAGTSDSESSGVASPPSFPLGLDLIQDEARRESSSGFHPQPRSYPAAAFSVTAHNRGVYWIPQNHIAEENAFIQRCKTDNTRPPPPSAKTLQEMFAESNRGYAIGKAGLHPELAEDHTYGSDVREAVSLIGSSPSIPPPLCSLCRHKAPVFGKPPRRFAYRELEMATDGFSNENFVADGAIGCVHRGVLEDGRVVAVKRLKPAGSDVRGEDEFCEEVEVLSRAQHRNVVMLVGFCVEGKRRLLVYEYICNGSLDRHLYGRKKAPLDWHARIKIAVGVARGLRYLHEDCRVGFVVHKDMRPNNILLTHDYEPLVGDFSLSRWQTESCPPADANVAETFGYLAPEYIEHGVVTEKADVYAYGVVLLEMITGRRALDARQPKGQQFLVEWARPLLSLASDEGRTIAVDRFLDPRPDWDQARFFSRQLRSMARAASMCLRRDPQARPGMSKVLRILEGDAVVDHVFDIHSVGTRSGRMSCPILHQDSAMGGSVSQRFARERVIHSLHDQRSWPRFR
- the LOC105033719 gene encoding inactive protein kinase SELMODRAFT_444075 isoform X2 gives rise to the protein MVRSQHLPVTKSSLPISGACFPFTHVPPPLPIERIGRGRDKETHARERRRDENLYQRKKVKTKEKEDISWIARVSGQAAAYRSHVAGECGGVAVRAEREISKTALEWALTHVVRPGDLVTLLAVLSDHGPRGGWRRRLLPWGFPRFGGGGGSGSRRHRERCQISAACSQMALQIDGRNEIAVRIKVVGSESSSGAASSSAGEGVVATESKSVGANWIVLDKLLKQEIRHCMEELQCNVVVMRGSCANVLRLNLGGAYEPVPPFSSSCSPNCSEKFLSNGVGQLKPISICDDVKASVYKEITEAGSSTGIGRASSIFVDEENPPFEGIYNRKLEDDAGTSDSESSGVASPPSFPLGLDLIQDEARRESSSGFHPQPRSYPAAAFSVTAHNRGVYWIPQNHIAEENAFIQRCKTDNTRPPPPSAKTLQEMFAESNRGYAIGKAGLHPELAEDHTYGSDVREAVSLIGSSPSIPPPLCSLCRHKAPVFGKPPRRFAYRELEMATDGFSNENFVADGAIGCVHRGVLEDGRVVAVKRLKPAGSDVRGEDEFCEEVEVLSRAQHRNVVMLVGFCVEGKRRLLVYEYICNGSLDRHLYGRKKAPLDWHARIKIAVGVARGLRYLHEDCRVGFVVHKDMRPNNILLTHDYEPLVGDFSLSRWQTESCPPADANVAETFGYLAPEYIEHGVVTEKADVYAYGVVLLEMITGRRALDARQPKGQQFLVEWARPLLSLASDEGRTIAVDRFLDPRPDWDQARFFSRQLRSMARAASMCLRRDPQARPGMSKVLRILEGDAVVDHVFDIHSVGTRSGRMSCPILHQDSAMGGSVSQRFARERVIHSLHDQRSWPRFR